A genomic stretch from Brucella sp. BE17 includes:
- a CDS encoding amino acid ABC transporter permease: MKEALISRFIEFTSAIGLNYDFLNSGYEVDMWLNGMVTTLQLVVITIPLSLFFGVLFAGALTSGKRWLSVPVRGYVELTRNTPTLVQLMCGFLVLNMLISNAIGGAQNNPLTPFFWLVAITGLHIAALHAEALRGGIEAVPGTTIEAARAIGFNSLQVLIYVELPLAIRTALPAIINNLVNLVKLTTVGSAIAVGEITYASILIWTQRDNVVELMLVILLFFSLINLVVARIGYWFEKRLAIPGYGQ; this comes from the coding sequence ATGAAAGAAGCTCTGATTTCGCGCTTTATCGAATTCACAAGCGCAATCGGCCTCAATTACGATTTCCTCAATAGCGGCTATGAAGTTGATATGTGGCTCAATGGCATGGTCACGACACTTCAACTGGTCGTCATTACGATACCGCTTAGCCTGTTTTTCGGCGTTCTGTTCGCAGGCGCTCTGACATCTGGCAAACGCTGGCTGTCGGTGCCGGTACGCGGCTATGTCGAACTCACCCGCAATACGCCAACGCTCGTTCAGCTGATGTGCGGCTTTCTTGTGCTCAATATGCTGATTTCCAACGCCATCGGCGGTGCGCAGAACAATCCCCTCACACCGTTCTTCTGGCTGGTTGCCATTACGGGGCTGCATATTGCAGCCCTGCATGCCGAGGCGCTACGCGGCGGCATCGAAGCCGTTCCCGGAACGACGATTGAGGCGGCACGCGCCATCGGCTTCAATTCCTTGCAGGTGCTCATTTATGTGGAACTGCCGCTTGCCATCCGCACGGCATTGCCTGCAATCATCAACAACCTCGTTAATCTGGTGAAATTGACCACGGTCGGTTCGGCCATTGCGGTTGGCGAGATTACCTATGCCTCGATCCTTATCTGGACGCAGCGCGACAATGTGGTCGAACTGATGCTGGTCATCCTTTTGTTTTTCAGCCTCATCAATCTTGTCGTCGCGCGCATCGGCTACTGGTTTGAAAAGCGCCTTGCAATTCCGGGATATGGCCAATGA
- a CDS encoding sugar phosphate isomerase/epimerase: MTGYSYQLYSSRNFPPLEGTLTMLRELGYASVEGFGGIYGDPAGLKRELDSRGLSMPTGHFGLDMLENETDRALEIAATLQMTAIFCPYLVAENRPDNVAGWKEFGQRLVNAGKPLRDAGYEFGWHNHDFEFVPLDDGSVPLTHILDASNDLKWEADIAWVIRGGGDPHEWIERYSDRILAVHVKDIAITGEKLGEDGWEDVGHGTVNWPTLFSALRKTPARYFVMEHDNPSDDKRFASRSIAALRNF; this comes from the coding sequence ATGACCGGATATTCCTATCAGCTTTACAGCTCGCGCAATTTTCCGCCCCTCGAAGGCACCCTGACCATGCTGCGGGAGCTTGGTTATGCAAGCGTCGAGGGGTTTGGCGGCATCTATGGCGACCCCGCCGGTTTGAAACGCGAACTCGATTCACGCGGGCTTTCCATGCCGACCGGCCATTTCGGCCTCGACATGCTGGAAAACGAAACTGACCGTGCTTTGGAGATTGCCGCAACCTTGCAGATGACGGCGATCTTCTGCCCGTATCTTGTCGCAGAAAATCGCCCTGACAATGTGGCTGGCTGGAAAGAATTCGGCCAAAGGCTCGTGAACGCAGGCAAGCCCTTGCGTGATGCCGGTTATGAATTCGGCTGGCACAATCATGATTTTGAGTTTGTGCCGCTTGACGACGGCTCCGTACCGCTCACGCATATCCTTGATGCCTCGAACGATCTCAAATGGGAAGCCGACATTGCCTGGGTTATCAGGGGTGGTGGCGATCCGCATGAATGGATCGAGCGCTATAGCGACCGGATTCTCGCCGTCCACGTAAAGGACATCGCTATAACTGGCGAAAAACTGGGCGAAGACGGGTGGGAGGATGTCGGGCATGGCACCGTCAACTGGCCTACTCTCTTTTCGGCGCTCAGAAAAACGCCTGCCCGCTATTTCGTCATGGAACACGACAACCCGTCCGACGACAAGCGTTTTGCCAGCCGTTCTATTGCAGCGTTAAGAAATTTCTGA
- a CDS encoding LacI family transcriptional regulator codes for MNEKKGSGVSRPQNPPRSFENERPTLKTIAFMTGLGVTTVSRALKDAPEIGVETRKRVQLIARQIGYRPNRAGIRLRTGKTNVIALVLNTQDEIMGFTSQLIHGIADVLGQTQYHLIVAPYSSSRAPIDPIRYIVETGSADGIIFSRTEPDDPRVHYLDEHNFPFATHGRTNTGVEHAYHDFDNYTFTLEMAEKLASRGRTKLALLPPPAHLTYYQHMLEGFYEGLRLTGCNGSQLAKVDLDTPLEDLRSYTAELMQSPDRPDGIVCSGSAAALAVVAGIEDAGLSIGKEVDIAAKQSTEFLQWFRPGLIVTEESFKLAGQKLGKAILGRINGADIKSLQTLG; via the coding sequence ATGAATGAAAAAAAGGGCTCAGGCGTATCTCGGCCGCAAAACCCGCCACGATCTTTCGAAAATGAGAGGCCCACGCTCAAGACCATCGCCTTCATGACGGGGTTGGGCGTGACCACCGTATCGCGTGCCTTGAAAGACGCGCCGGAAATCGGCGTCGAAACACGAAAACGCGTGCAGCTTATTGCGCGCCAAATTGGCTATCGTCCCAATCGCGCTGGCATTCGTCTGAGGACCGGAAAAACCAATGTCATCGCTTTGGTTCTCAATACTCAAGACGAAATCATGGGTTTTACCAGCCAGCTTATCCATGGCATCGCAGACGTGTTGGGCCAAACGCAATATCATCTTATTGTGGCACCCTATTCCAGTTCACGGGCACCGATAGACCCCATCCGTTATATCGTTGAAACAGGCTCCGCCGATGGGATCATCTTCTCGCGCACCGAGCCAGATGATCCGCGTGTGCATTATCTCGACGAGCATAATTTCCCGTTCGCCACCCATGGTCGCACGAATACGGGTGTCGAACATGCCTATCATGACTTCGACAACTACACCTTTACGTTGGAGATGGCTGAAAAGCTGGCGTCTCGCGGGCGTACAAAGCTTGCTCTCCTGCCGCCGCCGGCACATCTTACCTATTACCAGCATATGCTGGAGGGGTTTTATGAAGGGCTGCGCTTGACCGGTTGCAACGGATCGCAGCTGGCAAAGGTCGATCTCGACACTCCGCTTGAAGATTTGCGCTCCTACACGGCTGAACTGATGCAATCGCCGGACAGGCCTGACGGTATTGTGTGTTCGGGAAGTGCAGCCGCGCTTGCCGTGGTAGCGGGTATCGAAGATGCCGGATTGAGCATTGGAAAAGAAGTCGATATTGCTGCGAAACAATCGACCGAGTTTTTGCAGTGGTTCCGTCCAGGCCTGATCGTTACGGAAGAGAGCTTTAAGCTTGCCGGGCAGAAGCTCGGCAAGGCCATTCTTGGGCGAATCAACGGAGCCGATATTAAGTCGCTCCAGACTTTGGGATAA
- a CDS encoding transporter substrate-binding domain-containing protein: MRLTLSSFAKTLAVGTLIAASVMGTAHADATLDRVKAKGKLTVGVILSGAPFGYIDPKTQEQKGLNIDIARELAKGLGVELATQTVTPPNRVQFLQQGKVDILIANMQYTEERAKSLGYVKTPYDRMGGAALGRKDSGIKDWKDLKGKVTCVSQGSNYTQPLIEEYNANVKALPSQPESLLALKGGNCDVSVHVSGTLGLMLQDRAEEWKDYDILIPTDLIPSDSVIWLKKNENDTEAALDKIVRDLHASGKMIEIAKANRLPNLSYLEEEHNKLKAE; the protein is encoded by the coding sequence ATGCGTCTTACATTGTCCTCATTTGCAAAAACGCTTGCAGTCGGCACATTGATCGCGGCTTCCGTTATGGGTACGGCCCATGCGGATGCAACGCTGGATCGCGTTAAGGCAAAGGGCAAGCTGACGGTTGGCGTGATCCTCTCCGGTGCCCCTTTCGGCTATATCGATCCCAAGACGCAGGAACAGAAGGGCCTCAATATCGATATCGCCCGAGAACTGGCAAAAGGCCTCGGCGTCGAACTTGCAACGCAGACCGTTACACCACCAAACCGCGTGCAATTTCTCCAGCAGGGCAAGGTCGATATTCTGATTGCCAACATGCAGTACACGGAAGAGCGCGCGAAGTCGCTTGGCTATGTGAAGACACCTTATGACCGCATGGGGGGTGCTGCGCTTGGCCGCAAAGATAGCGGCATCAAGGACTGGAAAGACCTGAAAGGCAAGGTCACCTGCGTTTCGCAAGGCTCGAACTACACACAGCCGCTGATCGAAGAATACAACGCCAACGTCAAGGCACTGCCAAGCCAGCCGGAATCGCTTCTGGCGCTCAAAGGCGGCAATTGCGACGTATCCGTTCACGTGAGCGGTACATTGGGCCTGATGCTTCAGGATCGTGCTGAAGAATGGAAGGATTACGACATTCTCATCCCGACAGACCTCATTCCTTCCGATTCCGTGATCTGGCTCAAGAAGAACGAGAACGATACCGAAGCCGCCCTCGACAAGATCGTCCGCGATCTTCATGCATCGGGTAAGATGATCGAGATCGCCAAGGCAAACCGTCTGCCGAACCTGAGCTATCTAGAAGAAGAGCATAACAAGCTCAAAGCTGAGTAA
- a CDS encoding ABC transporter ATP-binding protein, with the protein MNSSVSIQDLTLDFGSVNVLQNLNLEIGEGEFLVLLGPSGCGKSTLLNCVAGLLDVSEGSIFIKGRNVTWEEPKDRGIGMVFQSYALYPQMTVEKNLSFGLRVAGMPKAEIKERIKRAAEILQIEPLLQRKPSALSGGQRQRVAIGRALVRDVDVYLFDEPLSNLDAKLRSELRVEIKRLHQKLGNTMIYVTHDQIEALTLADRIAVMKGGVVQQLADPHTIYNRPRNRFVAGFLGSPSMNFFSGAIALREGNPVFPIGETFVSLQGYDGVIAEGRKATLGIRPEHVRLDAQDGFEATVDLDEPMGADSLVWLRLDGHPLCARVEAGKRYQAGDKVRIAFKSDALSLFDSETEERL; encoded by the coding sequence ATGAATTCCAGTGTTTCCATTCAGGATCTGACGCTCGATTTTGGCTCGGTCAATGTGCTGCAAAATCTCAATCTCGAAATCGGCGAAGGCGAGTTTCTCGTTCTTCTCGGCCCATCAGGATGCGGTAAATCCACGCTCCTCAATTGCGTGGCGGGGCTGCTGGACGTTTCCGAGGGCAGCATCTTCATCAAGGGCCGTAACGTGACATGGGAAGAGCCGAAAGATCGCGGCATTGGGATGGTCTTCCAGTCCTACGCGCTTTATCCGCAGATGACGGTTGAGAAAAACCTTTCCTTCGGCCTGCGGGTGGCAGGCATGCCGAAAGCCGAAATCAAGGAACGGATCAAACGCGCGGCGGAAATCCTGCAAATCGAGCCATTGTTGCAGCGCAAGCCTTCCGCACTTTCGGGCGGCCAGCGCCAGCGAGTCGCCATCGGGCGCGCTCTGGTGCGCGACGTCGATGTCTATCTTTTCGACGAGCCGCTTTCCAACCTCGACGCCAAATTGCGCTCCGAATTGCGTGTGGAAATCAAGCGGCTGCACCAGAAGCTCGGCAATACGATGATCTATGTCACCCATGATCAGATCGAAGCCCTGACACTTGCCGACCGCATTGCCGTGATGAAGGGTGGTGTCGTACAGCAACTTGCCGATCCGCACACGATCTATAATCGTCCGCGCAATCGCTTCGTCGCAGGTTTCCTCGGCTCGCCCTCAATGAATTTCTTTTCTGGCGCAATAGCCCTGCGGGAGGGAAACCCCGTATTTCCTATCGGCGAAACGTTTGTCAGCCTGCAAGGCTATGACGGTGTAATTGCAGAAGGCCGCAAGGCAACTCTTGGGATTAGACCCGAACATGTCCGGCTCGATGCGCAGGACGGTTTCGAGGCGACCGTCGATCTTGATGAGCCTATGGGGGCCGACAGCCTCGTCTGGCTTCGCCTTGATGGGCATCCGCTCTGTGCACGCGTGGAAGCAGGAAAACGCTACCAGGCAGGCGACAAAGTCAGGATCGCTTTCAAATCCGACGCCCTCTCCCTGTTCGATTCCGAGACGGAGGAGAGGCTCTGA
- a CDS encoding amino acid ABC transporter permease, with protein sequence MNSAIEQRPGIWLSPTSVTFTTIILAVAFWFYLDPSLGRIWLDWLPYLGKGFAMNVLISILAITLGTFVGILMGIMELAPYRIIRAPAVTYVQIFRNAPHLVLIFAATYIFPFELVIFGNYIAFPDWIKAVVGLAIPASAHIAEITRGSIQSIPTAQWEASQGLGFSRLQSLRWIILPQCIKRSLPPWMNLYTSITMGTALASLVGVHELLHSATDASTAVQRNDFTVIIYLTVLMAFFLFCYPVSRFTQRLEKRLSSR encoded by the coding sequence ATGAATAGTGCAATCGAACAAAGGCCCGGCATCTGGCTGTCGCCGACAAGCGTCACGTTTACGACCATCATTCTTGCGGTAGCATTCTGGTTCTATCTCGATCCATCGCTTGGCCGGATATGGCTCGACTGGCTGCCTTATCTTGGCAAGGGCTTTGCCATGAATGTGCTGATCAGTATTCTTGCGATCACGCTCGGCACTTTTGTCGGTATCCTGATGGGGATCATGGAGCTTGCGCCTTACCGCATCATTCGCGCGCCCGCCGTGACCTATGTGCAGATTTTCCGCAACGCACCGCATCTCGTGCTGATCTTTGCCGCGACCTATATCTTTCCATTCGAGCTGGTGATTTTCGGCAATTACATCGCCTTCCCCGACTGGATCAAGGCAGTCGTGGGCCTTGCCATTCCGGCAAGTGCACATATCGCGGAAATCACTCGCGGATCCATCCAGTCGATCCCCACAGCACAATGGGAAGCCTCACAAGGGCTTGGTTTTTCACGCCTGCAATCGCTGCGCTGGATCATCCTGCCGCAATGCATCAAGCGTTCACTGCCGCCATGGATGAACCTTTATACCTCCATCACCATGGGCACGGCACTGGCTTCGCTCGTCGGCGTACACGAGTTGCTGCATTCGGCAACCGACGCCAGCACAGCCGTGCAGCGCAATGATTTCACCGTCATCATCTATCTGACCGTTTTGATGGCGTTCTTCCTCTTCTGCTATCCGGTGTCGCGCTTCACGCAGCGGCTCGAAAAGCGGCTTTCCTCCCGCTGA
- a CDS encoding ABC transporter substrate-binding protein, which yields MFRHKIAALAASCLSITALPMSANAANLEVTHWWTSGGEAAAVKVLAEKYDALGDDKWVDGAVAGSGSTARPIIISRILGGNPMGATQLNHGRQAEELVEAGLMADLTELAEKEDWANIIRPKSLLDSCTFEGRLYCVPINIHAWEWMWTNPQAFRDAGVEAPKNWTELVAAAPKLKEKNIVPLATGDGWQVNGMLTVLTASIGGKDIYLKVNRDKDVEAARGPEMKKVFEALAQARDMADPGYVGRSWNEATNMVLTAQAGAQIMGDWAQGEFGTAGKVAGKDYDCLPGLGEQTYFETGGDAIYFPKNKDPEVTKAQLKLASMLVAKDTQVAFNLAKGAMPIRGDVDLDAASSCMRAGLEILGNPDNIIPSIEQLRAPDTQGQIESLAAEFFADPDMSVDAIQERFAEIIEQAQ from the coding sequence ATGTTTCGTCATAAAATTGCGGCACTCGCCGCTTCATGCCTCAGCATAACAGCGCTGCCAATGAGCGCTAATGCCGCCAATCTCGAAGTAACCCACTGGTGGACATCCGGCGGCGAAGCTGCCGCAGTTAAAGTTCTGGCAGAAAAATACGATGCTTTGGGCGACGATAAATGGGTCGACGGGGCCGTTGCCGGCAGCGGCTCAACTGCGCGCCCGATCATCATCAGCCGCATTCTGGGCGGCAATCCAATGGGTGCAACACAGCTCAATCACGGCAGGCAAGCAGAAGAACTGGTTGAGGCGGGCCTGATGGCCGATCTGACCGAACTTGCCGAAAAGGAAGACTGGGCCAATATCATCCGCCCCAAGAGCTTGCTCGATTCCTGCACATTCGAGGGCAGACTTTATTGTGTACCGATTAATATACATGCGTGGGAATGGATGTGGACCAACCCGCAGGCCTTTCGTGATGCAGGCGTCGAAGCACCAAAAAACTGGACCGAGCTTGTCGCCGCAGCACCAAAGCTGAAGGAAAAGAATATCGTGCCGCTTGCAACCGGCGACGGCTGGCAGGTTAACGGCATGTTGACGGTTCTCACCGCTTCCATCGGCGGCAAGGATATTTATCTCAAGGTCAACCGGGACAAGGATGTCGAGGCCGCACGCGGGCCTGAAATGAAGAAAGTCTTTGAGGCTCTGGCGCAGGCACGCGACATGGCGGACCCGGGCTATGTTGGTCGTTCCTGGAACGAAGCGACCAACATGGTGCTGACTGCACAGGCGGGTGCACAAATCATGGGCGACTGGGCACAGGGCGAATTTGGCACAGCAGGCAAGGTTGCGGGCAAGGATTATGATTGCCTGCCTGGATTGGGCGAGCAGACCTATTTCGAGACTGGCGGTGATGCGATTTATTTTCCCAAGAACAAGGACCCCGAAGTCACCAAGGCACAGTTGAAACTGGCAAGCATGCTGGTTGCCAAGGATACCCAGGTTGCCTTCAATCTCGCCAAGGGGGCGATGCCTATTCGCGGCGATGTCGATCTTGATGCGGCATCGAGCTGCATGCGCGCCGGCCTCGAAATTCTCGGCAATCCGGACAATATAATTCCGTCCATTGAGCAATTGCGCGCACCCGATACGCAAGGGCAGATTGAAAGCCTCGCCGCGGAATTCTTCGCTGACCCTGATATGAGCGTCGATGCAATTCAGGAACGTTTCGCCGAAATTATCGAACAAGCGCAGTAA
- a CDS encoding carbohydrate ABC transporter permease, which yields MTELPLTPTDATASRPASTHVAGKTLGREPWGRKPRRHFAPTTIMLYAVLFVAAVYYLLPLYVMVVTSLKGMPEIRIGNIFAPPVEITFEPWVKAWSQACTGLYCEGISAGFWNSIKITIPSVIVSIAIASVNGYALANWKFRGSEVFFAILLFGAFIPYQVMLYPLVILTRELGIFGTLTGIVFIHTIFGMPILTLLFRNYFAGLPPELFKAARVDGAGFWRIFFQIMLPMSLPIFVVAIILQVTGIWNDFLFGVVFAGTQNFPMTVQLNNIVNSMQGVKEYNVNMAATILTGALPLLVYFLSGRYFVRGIAAGAVKG from the coding sequence ATGACGGAACTGCCTTTAACCCCTACGGACGCCACCGCGTCCAGACCAGCATCCACGCACGTCGCCGGAAAAACTTTGGGGCGCGAGCCTTGGGGACGCAAGCCCCGGCGCCACTTCGCCCCGACAACCATCATGCTCTACGCTGTCCTTTTCGTTGCGGCTGTCTATTATTTGCTGCCGCTTTACGTAATGGTTGTGACATCGCTTAAAGGTATGCCGGAAATCCGGATTGGTAATATCTTCGCCCCGCCGGTCGAAATCACGTTCGAACCATGGGTCAAGGCGTGGAGCCAGGCCTGCACCGGTCTTTATTGCGAAGGCATCAGCGCCGGCTTCTGGAACTCGATCAAGATAACCATTCCAAGCGTCATCGTTTCGATCGCCATCGCCTCCGTCAACGGTTACGCACTCGCGAACTGGAAATTCCGCGGCTCCGAGGTGTTTTTCGCAATCTTGCTTTTCGGTGCGTTCATTCCCTATCAGGTCATGCTTTATCCGCTGGTCATCCTGACACGCGAGCTTGGGATTTTCGGCACACTGACGGGCATCGTTTTCATCCATACGATTTTCGGCATGCCGATCCTCACGCTTTTGTTCCGCAATTATTTCGCGGGGCTTCCGCCCGAGCTTTTCAAGGCGGCGCGTGTCGATGGTGCGGGGTTCTGGCGGATTTTCTTTCAGATCATGCTGCCCATGTCGCTGCCGATTTTTGTCGTCGCGATCATCCTTCAAGTGACGGGAATCTGGAACGACTTCTTGTTCGGGGTGGTGTTCGCCGGAACGCAGAACTTCCCGATGACCGTGCAACTCAACAATATTGTCAACTCCATGCAGGGGGTGAAGGAATATAACGTCAACATGGCCGCAACCATTCTTACCGGCGCTCTGCCGCTGCTCGTTTATTTTCTCTCCGGCCGCTACTTTGTCCGTGGCATCGCCGCCGGCGCAGTGAAGGGATGA
- a CDS encoding sugar ABC transporter permease: MTAFHHAPPARHPKRPSRLAKNLNAKIAALPMIATVLVVFIGCTLWTVAYSFTSSKALPVWNFVGFDQYVRLFGASRWHVSVRNIAIYGVLCMGFSLISGFILAALMDQKIRFENTFRTIFLYPYALSFIVTGLVWQWIFNPQLGIEQVVRNLGFDSFQMAILSSRTYVIYAIVIAGLWQMTGLVMVLMLAGLRNIDEEIWKAARVDGIPKWKIYSFIILPMMRPVLVTTVVMIATGIVKLYDLVVAMTKGGPGIASEVPAKYVYDFMFGWGNLGQGLAASTVMLTTVLIILVPWAMLEYGRRKT, translated from the coding sequence ATGACGGCATTTCACCATGCCCCGCCTGCCCGGCACCCGAAACGGCCTTCGAGACTTGCTAAAAATTTGAATGCCAAGATCGCGGCTCTCCCAATGATCGCCACCGTGCTTGTCGTCTTCATCGGCTGCACGCTATGGACGGTTGCTTATTCCTTCACATCCTCCAAGGCCCTGCCCGTCTGGAACTTTGTCGGTTTTGACCAATATGTCCGGCTTTTCGGTGCTTCGCGCTGGCACGTTTCGGTGCGTAACATCGCCATATATGGCGTTCTGTGCATGGGATTTTCATTGATCTCCGGCTTCATCCTCGCTGCACTGATGGATCAGAAAATCCGGTTTGAAAATACATTCCGCACGATTTTTCTGTATCCTTATGCACTTTCCTTCATCGTGACTGGCCTTGTCTGGCAGTGGATTTTCAATCCACAGCTTGGCATCGAACAGGTCGTGCGCAATCTGGGCTTCGACAGTTTCCAGATGGCTATCCTCTCAAGCCGCACCTATGTGATTTACGCTATCGTCATTGCCGGGCTGTGGCAGATGACGGGACTGGTTATGGTCTTGATGCTGGCGGGACTACGCAATATCGATGAGGAAATCTGGAAAGCTGCGCGCGTCGACGGTATTCCCAAATGGAAGATATATTCTTTCATCATTCTGCCCATGATGCGTCCTGTCCTCGTCACAACCGTGGTGATGATCGCAACCGGTATCGTGAAACTCTACGATCTGGTCGTCGCAATGACCAAGGGCGGCCCCGGCATCGCCTCGGAGGTGCCTGCAAAATATGTCTACGACTTTATGTTTGGCTGGGGCAATCTCGGACAGGGATTGGCAGCGTCAACCGTCATGCTGACCACCGTCCTCATCATCCTTGTTCCATGGGCTATGCTCGAATATGGACGGAGGAAGACGTGA
- a CDS encoding amino acid ABC transporter ATP-binding protein, giving the protein MSDTHKNTLVELENVHLSFGQNEVLKGIDLTINKGDAVSIIGPSGSGKSTILRCINGLLIPQSGKIMVGSTRVDALKTEAERITLRKRIGIVFQQFNLFPHLSVLENITIAPVKILRTPKRDAERHAKELLEKVRLGHKTDAYPGELSGGQQQRVAIARALAMRPELVLFDEVTSALDPETVGEVLSVIRDLVNEGMTSILVTHEMRFAEEISDKIVFTENGRIIEQGTPDQLFYKSKNLRISAFVNGLGGTGNRVNEGGEGI; this is encoded by the coding sequence ATGAGCGATACCCATAAAAACACGCTGGTCGAACTGGAAAACGTGCATCTGTCTTTTGGGCAGAATGAAGTTTTGAAGGGCATAGACCTCACCATCAACAAGGGCGACGCCGTCTCGATCATCGGGCCGTCGGGTTCGGGAAAATCGACCATACTGCGCTGCATCAACGGTCTGCTTATCCCGCAATCGGGAAAAATCATGGTGGGATCGACCCGCGTTGACGCGCTTAAAACCGAAGCCGAACGCATTACCTTGCGCAAACGCATCGGGATTGTCTTCCAGCAGTTCAACCTGTTCCCGCATCTCTCGGTTCTCGAAAACATCACCATTGCACCGGTGAAAATCCTGCGCACGCCAAAGCGCGATGCCGAACGCCATGCAAAGGAACTTCTGGAAAAGGTGCGTCTGGGACACAAGACCGATGCTTATCCGGGCGAGTTGTCTGGCGGCCAGCAGCAGCGCGTCGCCATTGCACGTGCACTTGCCATGCGCCCGGAACTGGTGCTGTTTGATGAAGTCACCTCGGCGCTTGACCCGGAAACCGTCGGCGAAGTTCTTTCCGTCATTCGCGATCTCGTCAATGAGGGCATGACCAGCATTCTCGTCACCCACGAAATGCGCTTTGCCGAAGAAATCAGTGACAAGATCGTCTTTACGGAAAACGGCCGCATCATCGAGCAGGGAACGCCGGATCAGCTTTTCTACAAGTCGAAGAACCTGCGCATCAGCGCCTTCGTCAACGGGCTTGGCGGCACAGGAAACCGTGTCAACGAGGGCGGCGAGGGAATCTGA
- a CDS encoding Gfo/Idh/MocA family oxidoreductase, with protein MTRTLGVGIIGCGNISAAYLRLSPMFRGIEMRACADLNPLAAEARAKEFSIQAQTIDDLLRNDTIDIVVNLTVPAAHFAVTKQILSAGKHAYSEKPLVLSLAEGLELKALADARGLKVGCAPDTFLGSAHQLARRVIDSGNVGRITSGTCHVMSHGMEHWHPNPDFFFRAGGGPILDLGPYYIANLINLIGPVKRVAALTSMATPTRMISSEPRQGEVIPVETPTTIQALLEFEQGATVTLSASWDVWAHRHAPMELYGTKGSLYVPDPNFFGGKVLIAEERQEAKQVQDWAHPFATPNEQHAAGMMANYRTAGLADMAAAIREGRDMLCSLERALHGVDVMLSILKSGEEKRFIDIETPCTRPQAFGIEAATALLRETASIPRQAAG; from the coding sequence ATGACGAGAACCCTTGGCGTCGGCATTATTGGCTGCGGTAATATTTCTGCGGCCTATCTGCGACTTTCACCAATGTTTCGCGGCATCGAAATGCGCGCCTGTGCCGACCTAAACCCACTGGCCGCAGAAGCACGCGCCAAGGAATTCAGCATCCAGGCGCAAACGATCGATGACCTTCTGCGCAATGACACCATCGATATCGTCGTCAACTTGACGGTTCCGGCAGCCCATTTTGCCGTAACAAAACAGATATTATCAGCTGGCAAACACGCCTATTCGGAAAAGCCACTGGTACTTTCACTGGCGGAAGGTCTCGAATTGAAGGCACTTGCCGATGCGCGTGGACTGAAAGTAGGCTGTGCGCCGGATACATTTTTAGGCAGCGCGCACCAGCTGGCGCGGCGCGTAATCGATAGCGGCAACGTGGGGCGCATTACATCCGGCACCTGCCACGTCATGAGCCACGGCATGGAGCACTGGCACCCCAATCCCGACTTCTTCTTTCGTGCAGGTGGCGGGCCGATCCTCGACCTGGGACCTTATTATATCGCAAATCTGATCAATCTGATCGGGCCGGTCAAGCGCGTGGCCGCCCTTACGTCCATGGCGACGCCGACCCGGATGATCAGTTCCGAACCACGCCAGGGTGAGGTCATCCCGGTTGAGACGCCAACCACAATTCAAGCTCTGCTGGAGTTTGAACAGGGCGCAACCGTCACGCTTTCTGCAAGCTGGGATGTCTGGGCGCATCGCCATGCACCGATGGAACTATATGGTACCAAAGGCTCTCTTTATGTACCCGACCCGAACTTCTTTGGCGGAAAAGTCCTGATCGCAGAAGAGCGTCAGGAGGCAAAGCAGGTTCAGGACTGGGCGCATCCGTTTGCAACCCCCAATGAACAGCACGCGGCCGGTATGATGGCTAATTACCGCACCGCCGGGCTTGCCGACATGGCAGCAGCAATCCGCGAAGGCCGCGATATGCTCTGTTCATTGGAACGCGCGCTGCATGGGGTCGACGTCATGCTGTCGATTTTAAAATCCGGTGAAGAAAAGCGCTTTATCGATATAGAAACGCCCTGCACCCGCCCACAGGCATTTGGTATAGAGGCAGCAACAGCTCTGCTTCGCGAAACTGCGTCAATCCCTCGACAAGCCGCGGGCTGA